Proteins encoded by one window of Ursus arctos isolate Adak ecotype North America unplaced genomic scaffold, UrsArc2.0 scaffold_22, whole genome shotgun sequence:
- the KCNJ1 gene encoding ATP-sensitive inward rectifier potassium channel 1, translating into MFKHLRKWFVAHFFGHSRQRARLVSKDGRCNIEFGNVEAHSRLIFFVDIWTTVLDLKWRYKMTIFISAFLGSWFFFGLLWYAVAYIHKDLPEFHPSVNHTPCVENINGMTSAFLFSLETQVTIGYGFRFVTEKCGTAIFVLIFQSILGVIINSFMCGAILAKISRPKKRAKTITFSKNAVISKRGGKLCLLIRVANLRKSLLIGSHIYGKLLRTTVTPEGETIILDQININFVVDAGNENLFFISPLTIYHVIDQNSPFFHMAAETLPQQDFELVVFLDGTVESTSATCQVRTSYVPEEVLWGYRFAPIVSKTKEGKYRVDFHNFSKTVEVETPHCALCLYNEKDARARLKRGYDNPNFNLSEGNETDDTKM; encoded by the coding sequence ATGTTCAAACATCTTCGGAAATGGTTCGTCGCTCACTTTTTTGGGCATTCTCGGCAAAGAGCAAGGCTGGTTTCCAAAGATGGAAGGTGCAACATAGAGTTTGGCAATGTGGAGGCCCACTCAAGGCTTATATTCTTTGTGGACATCTGGACGACTGTGCTTGATCTCAAATGGAGATACAAAATGACCATCTTCATTTCCGCCTTTTTGGGGAGTTGGTTCTTCTTTGGTCTTCTGTGGTATGCGGTAGCCTACATCCACAAAGATCTCCCTGAGTTCCATCCTTCTGTCAACCATACCCCTTGTGTGGAGAACATTAATGGCATGACCtcagcttttctgttttctctggaaaCACAAGTGACCATTGGATATGGATTCAGATTCGTGACAGAAAAATGTGGCACTGCCATTTTTGTCCTTATCTTCCAGTCTATACTTGGAGTCATCATCAATTCTTTCATGTGTGGTGCCATTTTAGCCAAGATTTCCAGACCCAAAAAACGTGCCAAGACCATTACATTCAGCAAGAATGCAGTGATCAGTAAGCGGGGTGGGAAGCTTTGTCTCCTAATCCGAGTGGCTAATCTTAGGAAGAGTCTCCTTATTGGGAGTCACATATATGGAAAGCTCCTGAGGACCACAGTCACTCCTGAAGGAGAGACCATTATTTTAGACCAGATCAATATCAACTTTGTAGTTGATGCAGGGAATGAAAATTTATTCTTCATCTCCCCGTTGACAATTTACCATGTCATTGATCAAAACAGCCCCTTCTTCCACATGGCAGCAGAAACGCTTCCCCAGCAAGACTTTGAATTAGTGGTGTTTTTAGATGGCACAGTGGAATCAACCAGTGCCACCTGCCAGGTCCGGACGTCCTATGTTCCAGAAGAGGTGCTCTGGGGCTACCGTTTTGCTCCCATAGTATCTAAGACTAAGGAAGGGAAATACCGAGTGGATTTCCATAACTTTAGCAAGACTGTGGAAGTGGAGACCCCTCATTGTGCATTGTGTCTTTATAATGAGAAAGACGCTAGAGCCAGGCTGAAGAGAGGTTATGACAATCCCAACTTCAACTTGTCAGAAGGCAATGAGACAGATGACACCAAAATGTGA